One window from the genome of Salmo salar chromosome ssa25, Ssal_v3.1, whole genome shotgun sequence encodes:
- the LOC106586899 gene encoding probable serpin E3 has translation MCRLSMTSLFVCFWLVGRGQCDASFQDSMGELHTEFAVSLYQTLKETENNSNLIVSPLSVSLSLGLLQLGARGNTLAQLEAALGYDVNDMHVQDFLLRSQGDVGNSSHGVRLQQACTLFIQTGVQLLPVFTQHAAALSNNSLVRANFSQPNHTHSQLQQWGRNHGTGEPLQSGGSGELFGSGEAQGEASLWGKRLQMALVNTVNFRGVWQKQFLFTDTQNLPFTLSDGSTIKVPMMHQATEVNFGQFRTQSDQRYTVLELPYLGHFLSLLVALPSDRKTPLSSLESQITARAVATWETGLRRTKMDVFLPRFKMQNRFNLRSVLPSMGVSDAFNPMAADFTGISAEEGLYVSDAFHEARIEVTEDGTKAAAVTAMVLLKRSRAPVFKADRPFFFLLRQVSTGSVLFMGRVVNPAEQAP, from the exons ATGTGTCGCCTGTCGATGACCTCACTATTCGTCTGCTTCTGGTTGGTGGGGAGGGGTCAGTGTGACGCTAGCTTTCAGGACTCCATGGGAGAGCTGCACACGGAGTTCGCCGTCAGCCTCTACCAAACGCTCAAAGAGACAGAGAATAACTCCAACCTGATCGTGTCGCCGCTGAGCGTCTCACTGTCCTTGGGACTTCTGCAGCTGGGCGCCCGCGGCAACACGCTGGCACAACTGGAGGCGGCACTGGGATATGACGTCAACG acATGCATGTGCAGGACTTCCTGTTGCGGTCGCAGGGGGACGTGGGTAACTCCAGTCACGGGGTGCGGCTCCAGCAGGCCTGCACCCTATTCATCCAGACCGGCGTCCAGCTCCTTCCTGTTTTTACCCAGCATGCAGCAGCCCTGAGCAACAACAGTCTGGTCCGAGCCAACTTCAGTCAGCCCAACCACACCCACAGCCAGCTGCAACAGTGGGGACGCAACCACGGCACCGGTGAGCCGCTCCAGTCCGGTGGCAGCGGGGAGCTGTTTGGGTCTGGCGAGGCCCAGGGAGAGGCCTCGTTGTGGGGCAAGCGGCTGCAGATGGCCCTGGTCAACACAGTAAACTTCCGGGGAGTGTGGCAGAAACAGTTCCTCTTCACTGATACCCAGAACCTTCCCTTCACCCTGTCGGACGGCAGCACCATCAAGGTGCCCATGATGCACCAGGCCACAGAGGTCAACTTTG GTCAGTTCCGTACCCAGTCGGACCAGCGTTACACAGTCCTGGAGCTGCCGTACCTGGGCCACTTCCTCAGTCTGCTGGTggctctgcccagtgacaggaagaCACCTCTGTCCTCGCTGGAATCCCAGATAACAGCCCGCGCTGTGGCCACTTGGGAAACTGGCCTCCGCAGAACCAAGATGGATGTCTTCCTCCCTAG GTTTAAAATGCAGAATAGGTTCAACCTGAGGTCGGTTCTGCCGTCAATGGGGGTCAGCGACGCCTTCAACCCAATGGCGGCAGACTTCACTGGCATCTCAG CAGAGGAAGGCCTGTATGTGTCAGATGCCTTTCATGAGGCCAGGATCGAGGTAACAGAGGACGGGACCAAGGCAGCTGCAGTAACAGCTATGGTGCTACTCAAACGATCCCGAGCTCCCGTCTTCAAAGCAGACAGACCTTTCTTCTTTCTCCTGCGACAAGTCAGCACAG gatctGTTCTATTTATGGGGCGTGTGGTGAATCCAGCTGAACAGGCACCCTAa